In the genome of Lathyrus oleraceus cultivar Zhongwan6 chromosome 4, CAAS_Psat_ZW6_1.0, whole genome shotgun sequence, the window CAGAAGTTAATGCCATCTTGGTGGCTGACTGGTGTCCCATGGATCATGAAATCGCACTTGCATGGTGTACTTATTATATTGTCAAGTTAATGGCTTTATCTTGTTATTCCCTTGCATCAGATGCTACTTAATCAGCAAATGAATAGCAATTTACCAACGAGTTAGAGCAAGATAAGCTAAAGGCTCAAAGATTCATTGAGAGTCGCTTACGAGTTCAATATAGGTTAGAAGAAACTCATAATTGATTGAAATAATATGATGCATATCTCTATCGCTCTCGAGAAAAATTAGAACTGATAGTCAATAATCACCCAACGAAAGAAAGAAAACTTAGGGATCATATCCAATTTCTGGATGAAAAGAAAAATAAGGTCAAGGTCATGTTGTCCATTAATGCTGAGCATAAGAAAATAATGGAGGCTTAATTGTTGAATTCATAAAATTGGGCTTCTTTCCTTAAATCTGAAAATGCACTTCTAAAGAAACAGTCTGGTCGAGTCATATTTGAAGAAACTAAAAGCAAAGTTACTTTTTAGTTTCAAAGAACACATAATTGTAGAGAATTCATAAAAAAACTCGTCTTTGAGATGAAAAGATAATATTTGAATTGAGTTCCAAGGTATCAGCTTGACCATTTATATTCTGAGTATGAGACAAAGATTACTATTGTTCGCGTTTAGAGTTTTGAAAATGTCATTGCTCAAGTTTGGGTGTTGAATCCCGACGTAACTTTAGAGATTGTTGGTCTAAAAGGTTGTAAAATAGTAATAAAAGGTAGGATTGAGTGAGCATATTGTAACTTTCTTTCTGGTTGCATTTGAGGCTTGTGTGTAAAATACCTTGGATTGTAATATGAATATGAATTTGGATGTATCTTCTTTCTCTGGATTCTTTACTTTGTGAATCTTTGTGATATGCCCTATAATCCTTTGTGATTTACTATTTTGTTGGGGGAATAAATTTTTCGACCTTAGGTGAATGGTGGATTGCTCATAAGCAACAGTTATTCCCCCTACGGCAAGCCTAAGAGTGAGGTCCTCATTCCATTTTAATTGAATTTGTTGGAGTAGGCCCTAATAGCCAATTGGTATTGGTTGAATATGATTTTGTATGATGATCTTGATATATATTGTTTGTTAATATATATACTTATTAGACATTATATTTATTATGTTACTTGTTTGTGACATAATAAAGTCCTTAAAATAATTAGTATGTTTAATGATACATTCAGTGTGACTCAACTGTGAAACCTCATTAAACATAAATACGTTAATCTTAAAGTATTCCTAGTCAAGCTTTACTATCAAATAGGACAACAGTAATGCATATAGACTATTACGTGAGTAGAATGATGACTGTATCTCAAGGGTCATAGATATGAGATATCAATTCTTCACATAGGTATAAAAATTataagtaatatttatactggattaacCCATCCTGAGAATACTACATATTATGTTATgtaagtgtcataagttattctcattgtgatagtggtgtatatcacccttcgacctagaaccattatggaccctagatgtcGAGTTGAATACTTTCTTGTCAACCAAACGTTGTTCGTAACATGATGACCATAAAAATTGTTGATGGATACTCTCTAAATCAAGCTGACGGACATGAATGACCTAGGTGAGATTTTTCTCTTCTACACATACGGGAGTAATATCTATGGGCTCCTTGATCGAGTATAATTGTAAAATACATGGTCGTGCTCAAGTATACTCGGGGATTCGGGAATAAAATATTGAACTATACAATGGTGACACATTCTATGCCTCGTGTTTAATAAAGATATAAggggaaaatgataattgtacACATGATCATTATTATAGAAATATTATTTTATATCACATGACATTCTCGTCACTTGGGTAACATcgatgtgttgctagataccgctcattaATTATGATATTAACTATgttatttattattattgtcaACATTATGAGAACCTACATAGTCACACAAGTAGAGTATTTATAGTGGAATTgataattaaattaaataagattTTATTTAATTATGTATTAATAGTATTTAAAgtatttaatatatatatatatatatatatatatatatatatatatatatataaattataaataaatatatatatatatatatatatatatatatatatatatattatatatatatatatatatatatatatatataaatatataaataaataaataaaaaataaatatatatatatatatatatatatatatatatatataatttatttaattagAATGATTTAATTGAgtaaattaaatatgatttaatttaattatttaatttaattaaataaaaattagATTGAGGTTAATTTTTTAGAAAAGTCTAAAATAAGAGCATTAAGGTTTTAAAAGCTATCTATAAATAGAAAAATTATTTCTCCTCTAATCCTAGTTTTAATTGTTTGTCATTCTCTGAAAATGGCTAGCACCACCTTTCACTTTACGTTCGCGTGGACTTCCTAGAGCCGATAGTATTTTCCATGTTCGTAATCAAAGTCAAAACACGCTTCAAGATATATTTCGATAATCCTAATTATATTTGGTTTGTGATTAATGATTTAATCAATATCTATTCATTGGGATGGTTTCATTAAGAGGGTATGATTTTTGTGATGTATCGGGGAGTATGAGGTCCCATAGCGTGTTGAGAATAATTAATGTAGAAAAAGTTCTGGTGATTTCTATAACACCCTGACTTTTAAtcaaatattttatttaattattgacatgatttatttattatatttgaATTTTTGTGCGTAAGAGTATTTTGGTAATTTAATAATTATTGGGGTTATAGGTTTGAAGAGTACAAAATAAAAATAGAGTTTATTGgaattattaaaaataattgGATAAATTTAATTATTTTGTAATAAGTTAGAGAATAGAAAATTGAGGaattttgattaaatatttatttaaattaaatatttatttaattaaaataataatatatgaAAAATTGAGAGTAGAGGGAAAAATTATAAATTTAATAAAATTGAAGAATTAAGGTGTAATAATAGAGTGTTAAGGGGAAAGTTGAGAATTGGAAAAGCCTTCTCAGGTTATTTAAATAGAAAAGTTAAGAGATTTGAAAAAAGTTTTGATGATATGTATAATTGAGAATTAAAAGAAAAAAGGCAACAAAAGAATTGGAAAAGAGAGTATGAAATCATAATCAAGAGTTTGAAAACTTCAATTTCGAGATAAGGGGGGAAATTGTCTTATTGATGGGTGATTTGAACCGCCAGGATGGTGAGAGATCCTTATCCTCCTATCAACGTCTTGGGGGTAATAGTTTTTCTCTAAAATGTATGATCCGTGTAATATTGGTCAAATAAGGTTTGGGAAAACCTTATAGGCATTATCGATGAAATTTATGTTCGTATGATTGCTCTGAGACCGTAAAAGATGAGTTGAGATAAATTTCCTAGGGTCACTATTGTGCTATTGTTTGTAAGTCACACTGTTGTGGTTGATTGTTGTGGTTTATTGTGGTGTTCTATATAAATTTTATGCCTTGTTGTTTATTCACATTTTTTAGACTTGGAATTTTGCCCCAATGATTCGATCGACTCTTTTTGAGTCATTGGTTTCCCAAATATTTTGTCTGAAGAAATGCTTTTTGTTTCCCTATTTGTTTAGCATTTGGGGGAGATTGCGACTCAAATAAGAGAATTTTAAATATGTTCAATAGGGAGATAAACGCAAGAAAAATCACAGGTAGACATAGAAGGGAACTGGTCGCCTTATTTCAGACATAACTTTAGTTTCATAAGTTCTTTTGAGGTGCCATCAGTTGTTTAGAAAACTAACACGATAATATTTATTTGAAGTAGAGAAATTGAGTCTAAGTGCTCTACATCAGTAGCAGTTTGCTGGTTTTTATAACAGATACATAGTCAATTTCAGTCATGCATTGGTCATCATGTTTCACGTGAAACTTTAGTTTCATAAGTCTTTTGGGAGTGCCGTCAATTGCGTTAGAAAGAGGATTCAATGATATTTCTAACTGAGTATTTTCCTAATTTTATCACGATTATATAAAATTTCGTGCTATTTTTAAGTCAAACACTCTATTTTAGAGTTTATGCAGAAATGTCACGATATGGTTGAACTAAAGCGAATAGAACTTGAGTTTCGTAACTCTTCTTAAGGTACGGTTAAGTGAATTTGAAAGAGAGTTTAAAGAAATTTCAAAATACAGAGTTTAATAAGTTTACATATGTATATAATATTTGATGCTATTTTTAAGTGAGACAATTTTATAGTTAAATCAACAATTTTGAGCAATTTTGAGTGTGGTGACCTTTTGTTAACTTTTTGATGAGTTTAAGAATCATATTTTATTTGGTTAGAGTTGTTATAGAGATGTCATAATTGTTTTTGAGTTGTATAGAGTTGGAGATAAGAATATATGATATACTAGAGTTGAGTTTGAAGCCCTGTTGACAATATAAAGTTTACCTTTTGGGTAACATTTTTATTGTCAGAAGTAGTTAAGTCAAAAGAGTTAAAATTGAGTTAATTTGTTAGTTCTTAGAGTTAGTAGAGTTATCACTTATGAATAGTTGTCCTTAGACTACTTTTGAATACTTTACAGTACTGTTGGATACTCTAGAGTCAATTAGAGAGTTGATAGACATTGAGCTGTTTTCGAGCTTTTTGAGGACTTTATTGAGTTAAAATTAACATAATAGATTTTTGAGCATGTATGAGTATTTTGATGAGTTAGAGTTTTGAGTAATAAGATAACTTTACTTTTTTTggtgaaaaataaataaattctaaACTATAATTTTTCTTGAGTATAGTAATCTGAAAGGATTACAGTGACGATCTTAATTGTCGATTTTTGATGATTTGTAATTCAAAAAGATTACAGTGACGATCTTAATTGGCAATTTTTGATGATTAGTAATCCGAAAGGATTATAGTGACAACCTTAATTTCCGATTTTTGATGATTAGTAATCTGAAAGGATTATAGTGACGACCTTAGTTGGCGATTTTTGATGATTAGTAATTCGAAAGGATTGCAGTGACGACTTGTGATTAATAACTCATAGGTTCAAGAGTGGACCCCTCTGATGATGATTCTGATGAtttttatgatgttgatgattTTAGGATGTTGATGATGTATATGATGTTTATGATGTTGATGTTGTTTATGATGCTAATGATTTATTTGATGTTTATGATATTGATGATGtttatgatgttgatgatgcttatgatgttgatgatgtttacaatgtttatgatgttgatgatgcTTATTATGtttatgatgttgatgatgttgcatgcTTCCATTGTACATAACCGTGCATAGATTTATTTCGGAGTTAGGTAAGGCTTCGATCTAGTGATGGTCTGATTCAGAGATGGGTTATGACAGTCTCACGTCCAGAGAGGGACACAGTTCAAGAGGAATCAAAGACATGGGTGGATCGGTAACATATCTCTGATCCCCAAAACTTGGTACCATATGCATTTTTTATGAAGGAGTTGACGACATTAACATTTGCATCATTATTTAACTTTGATTGTGTTTTGTGTGAATGATGTACTTGTGATTATCAATATTTATCATTCTTTTGCTAATTTCACCGTTAATATTTGTATGGTGTATTCCCACCCCATTTTTGTTGTTGTGGCGTATGTGCTCCTCTGGAGTACAAACAATCAGGTTTCAGCATAAGTAGTTGGTTGTGAGTTGGAAGATGGCCTTGGAGATTTCTTCGTTATGCTTTCATATTTATCGTTATATTTTGAGGTATTTTGAATTTTGTTGCgaagtttttgaaaaatatcCTTGAGGTTGCATATTTTGCGTTAAGTAGCACCCTAAGTTGTGAAAATTCTCTTTTATATTAAGAGGAAGAGTTTAGGGTGTTACAATCTTCCCATTTCGGATTATAGGTTCTGGAGTACGGGCTTACTAAATCATGGTTCATATAATTGCCCTTGAATAAATTCTCCAGCGAGAATCATTCTAAAAGGAAGAACTTTTTGTAAAAAATGTTTTAGTCTAGACGACATTGAAACAAAATTTTGATATCAAAACACTTCTCTGACAACAACGCAAAAAATTTGACCGTGTGAATAGCAAGTGCACGATTGTGTCAAGTAGTAAAAAGATTGATTCCACATAGAGATGTATGAATACCAAATTTTGCTCTAACTATGTTTAGCTAAAGCTATCGCAAAAGAGTTGTTTGATGCCGTTTGAAAAATAGGGAGTAGCAAATGATTAAAATAGAACAAGAGACTGTGATTGCAACTCTAGACTCACCCCAATGTTTAACTACGAGATTATTTTGAGAGATCCTCGtagaaaaatagaaaatatgTGTGACACCCACTTTCGTGGCGTGCGCAATCTAGACATCGATCTCAGAACAATTAACGACTTTCTCAATAGAGAGTGAGTTACCTTGTCACGTCGGGGGTCTCGTTACTCTATAATTTAACAATCTATTTTCTAATGTCGAATCATTATCTTTCAATACATGATTGACATTTATGTTGCATTTGCTTTCCCAACCCACATAGATATATGAATTTAAAAATTATCCTTCAATACATTGTCGACATTTATGTTGCATTTATGAATTGAAGCTCAGTTGATTGCTAGTAGCTTTCATAATAAATTTATGGTATCACAACTGAATATGTATAAATTAGATATTAATTTGTTAAAAGGGGTGATTACTAAGAAATAAAATTTACTCTAATTGAATAAATATTAAATTCAGCCAAATTAAGATTAACTCAAAATTTCACTAAATTCGATTCCGCTCACACGGTCGAATCAATGACATGCggtttctctctctctctctctctctctctaaactAAAAAGCAAACACATACGGTGCATGGACACAACAAACATTCCTTCACCATCATTCATCTTCCTCCAATGAGCAGCACTCCTCTACCATCGGTTCCACCACAAGATGCATGGACTCTCACTTCCCACAACCTGCTCCCTCGCTGGATTCCCGTTTCCCTCTCTCGCCAGGTTTTTTCCAATCCCCAATCTTTAAACCTTTTTTTCTTTCCGTTTTAGGGTTTTCCCAACCCTAATTCCTCATTCACTCAGTTCTACTAATTGGGAACTAACTCTAGAGACTTTATGATAGAATCTAGTTTCTCAATTTTCAATTTCAAAATTGGGTGTTTGATCAAGTTGCATAGTGTTTTTTAAAGCAATTTGATTTATTTATATTGCTATTTTGTGCAGTCAACGATCCCAATTTCGATATCGAGAGTTAACCAAGTTGATGCTGCAAGATTGGACATTGAAATGTCAGCCATGTTGAAAGAACAGTTGGTTAAAGTATTTACTTTGATGAAGGTACTTTGATATTGTTTATTGTTGAATGAATGAATTTCAATGATGGTGCTAATTGACTAATTGTACTATCGAATTCGGATCTGCTTTCGACATCTTTCAAGTTTTTTCTTTTTACTGTTTTTTTGGGATTAGCCAGGAATGCTATTTCAGTATGAAGCTGAGCTTGATGCTTTTCTTGAGTTTCTTATTTGGAGATTCTCAATTTGGGTTGATAAACCAACTCCTGGCATTGCTCTTATGAATTTGAGGTATAGAGATGAACGTGCAGTTGAATCAAGGGGTAAAGGTAGGAAGGTCTGAATCATTTTTTTTTTGTAGTGATATATAGCCAGTGTCACCAAATAGTGTTATAGTgccacaaaaaatttcaacaaaTCGCCAAAATTCTGCAAAAGGCAGTTTAGTACAAAGTGTTTTCAAATAGAGGCTATAACAGACTAGCAGCATTATAATAGCATTGTAGCACAGCGAAATTTGAACAGACAATTATTTTCTGTAACTCCTGATTTACAACACTGTATTAACTTGTGATATGGCTCTGAATTCTATTTGCTTATTTGATAAAATGCAAAGGTTAACCACTGAAAAAGAGTTACTTCCATGACGGGTGACTAGGCCTTGAAACAATTGATGATATCCTGTTGATGCTGGGATAATGAAATTTTAATTCACTGGTGTTTGGACTTTTCTTTCAAGTTTTTGTTATATATTTTTTACTCATCGCCTCTCTTGCACCATGGTCATATAGCACACTGCCAAAGTTTTAAAGTGTCATGTGGTGTTTTCTTGCTTTAACAAAATGCAAACAGTCATTTTGATCCTGGAATGTGTGAGACGTTGTTGCTATAGTTCCTAAATGCATCAAAGTTACTAATAAAAAAGACACTTGAGGATGTGTTCGCAATTTCGATTCATTCAGGGACTATAGTAACAACGTCTGACGCATTTAGGGACCAAAATAATATCTTAATTTAAATATTGTCCATCCTTGTAGCAGTGATATGTTTAACTATTGTCCATCCTTGTAATTTATTCATTAAGTTTTCATTCTTTTGGATACTATCCATGCAGTAAGAACTGGTCTGGAGGGACCTGGACTCACCGTCGCTCAGAAGCTTTGGTATTGTATTGCCACTGTTGGTGGTCAGTATATTTGGGCTCGCTTACAATCGTTCTCAGCATTTCGTAGGTGGGGTGATACTGAGCAGGTATTTTTTTAAATCTGATCTTTTAAGTCATACACTGCCAACTTGCAAACATGTAGGCTATTTTGGATAGAAGCGGGCTCTAATTTGATTTGCTTCTCAGAGACCATTGGCACGACGTTTATGGATCTTGATACAAAGAATAGAAGGGATTTATAGAGCTGCTTCATTTGGAAACCTGTTGATATTTCTTTGCACAGGAAGGTGATTCTCTTGAACAACCAGACAGTTCATTCAACACTATTTGTTTCTTTGGATGTTCTTTAGCCTGAATGTTCTTCATGTTCCCTCTGACGAAACTATCTCATGATTTACTTGCTCTGTACAACTTATCTCGCTGTGTGCTATTTTGAAGCAGATATCGAAATCTTATTGAAAGAGTCTTGCAAGCTAGGCTTGTATATGGGAGCCCAAATATGAACCGGGCTGTTAGCTTTGAGTATATGAACAGACAATTAGTTTGGAACGAATTCTCGGTACTTCTCCTCTTCATCCATTTTTTTGTTCTCTAAAGTTTGTTGGATCCAATGGCTTAAACATGGTACTTTTACCCTTTAAAATTTCTTATCACCTAGGTTTTATTTACATTAAGCTCTCTATATGTTGGGCAAAATTTGTGGCATGCATTGTTTTCCATCTACTGCTTAGAATGCTCGGAAATCAGTTATTCATAACTTTCATTTTTTCAATGAATCTGAGATTCTTTCTATTGTCAACATGTGCTATTATCTCTCTGACGATTTATGAATTGAATTGCTTAAACCTAACTTGACACATTCATTTTATAAACCTTCCGATACTAAAAGAGCTTGCGCATTCTCAGAGTTACTATTAGTTGTACTAGTTGTGTTGGGTATTTTATGCCAACAGGAACAGCTGGTTGCCATCTCACAACTAGATGCATTCCTCTTGATATAATGGAAAATTTAATTTGCAAACATGTTAGCTTATGATTTTCTCAAACTTTGATGGTAATTATGTCTGGTTCTGATGGCAGGAAATGTTACTGTTGCTTcttcctcttcttaattcatcATCTGTGAGAAATCTTCTTCGGCCTTTTTCTAAGGATAAATCATCAAGTTCGGCTGAGGATAGCACTGCATGTCCCATTTGCCAGGCTACTCCAATCATTCCTTTTGTTGCTTTACCTTGTCAGCACAGGTACATCTCTGGACATGTACTCAGCATATCACTATATCTTTTTTTCTGTTATGAACTTTTCACTTGCCATCACTTTTGATAGTTTTGAATAACCTGTAGATGTTTTGAATAACCTGTATATATGCTTAAAAATAATATGTTTCTCATTAACGGCCACCAGCTAAAATAATGCTTTCAAATTACTTTTTGCAAGATATTGTTACTATTGTCTGCGGACTCGATGCGCTGCTGCCACATCATTTAGGTGTTTGAGGTGCAGTGAGCCAGTTATTGCAATGCAACGGCATGGTGGTGTCTCCACGGAGTAACTGTATTCAGAGAGGAAGAAACAAATAGTAGAGTTAGGGAGTATTTGGTCTACTTACAGAATTAGCTTATACGGTAAAACACTACCTGAAATTGTGGTGGTATATTTTTCTACTATTTTCATTTGAATTCTCCCTTATTATTTACATTTAATTGGAAAgagaaaaggaaaggaaaaaatATCAAATTTCTTCATAGCATCAATGGCTCTTTTGAGTGGGATGCATTCATTCTCTTGTAGCATGTATCGTTCAGTGAGTTACATTTTACCATCTATTTGATGGTTCAACTTGTAGGTGATGTGTTGTAATTATGCCTACGATGTTTTCAacttatttttaaaaaaaatattttcaaaataacTTATGAATAACTTATTATAGGACAACTTATTATGATTAAGATTTTTGTGGAGATACTATGTTTATTAGGCATTTTTATAGGGTGTGTTTGTTTAAAGTTGTGAAAAATATTTCTAGGAATATTGCCATGTTcgattcaattttaaaaaattattctAAGGTCCATTTTATTCTCTGGAAATTTTATTTATACATGCTTTGGTTTAAAGAGTGAAAATCCAACATTCCATAGAAATAAAGTTTAACTAATTAAAGTTTAACTAATTAGAACTCTCCATTACTACTcatttatttataaatttattttgttttttatgatttttaaattaaataaatattagAAATATTTTTAGGAAATTTAATTTTTGTCAACCACTTAGAAATATTATTCTAAGTAATAACAATGTTGAG includes:
- the LOC127076507 gene encoding peroxisome biogenesis protein 2, with the protein product MSSTPLPSVPPQDAWTLTSHNLLPRWIPVSLSRQSTIPISISRVNQVDAARLDIEMSAMLKEQLVKVFTLMKPGMLFQYEAELDAFLEFLIWRFSIWVDKPTPGIALMNLRYRDERAVESRGKVRTGLEGPGLTVAQKLWYCIATVGGQYIWARLQSFSAFRRWGDTEQRPLARRLWILIQRIEGIYRAASFGNLLIFLCTGRYRNLIERVLQARLVYGSPNMNRAVSFEYMNRQLVWNEFSEMLLLLLPLLNSSSVRNLLRPFSKDKSSSSAEDSTACPICQATPIIPFVALPCQHRYCYYCLRTRCAAATSFRCLRCSEPVIAMQRHGGVSTE